One genomic segment of Trichococcus shcherbakoviae includes these proteins:
- a CDS encoding acyltransferase family protein encodes MTSQTRSVPLDGMRALAIIAIIFYHLMPHVLPGGYLAVNIFFVLTGFFITASVIEEYGQKGKLAYKRYLARRFQRLFLPLLGMLLSVTAYITLFQRDLLLNLRPWLLSSLGMVNNWWQISVGGSYFEQFYVQSPFMHLWFLSVISQFYVIWPLIVLLLLALYKDKRIILYTAVGLSLFSALAMAMLYVPGEDASRVYYGTDTRLFSFMIGSALSVVWPLERLNEPVSKRTKRRLTLAGFFSYAVLGVMFSRMLDSQTLTYRGGMYLNSVIIGVGVVLTAHPATSLSKMMRFKPIQWLGRRSFLLYLWYYPVISLYQAKVVDTSVDPGQHILIQLAIMLSLSEIGYQIFEKKRWKMTPVQFWRPADTIARIKASGSEGSTRHFSGNLAPFVGFCLLLTALTGFVQARSGENASVQELREQIAASQSKMEAMNRDDSTRSRAINNIEGLERETVLFAHGADITFIGDSVLLSVADQLVTIFGRAVVEGAVSRQLYQTTEVIADLEKREQLHDTVVVFLGSNGTFTQTQMETFITEIGTSRNLFFLTTNVPRIWKDSVNEQLALAESNHSNVHILDWNAFSSGHDEWLLEDQVHPNPIGAQQLALFVAEEIYQELNDENGSN; translated from the coding sequence GTGACATCACAGACACGCTCCGTTCCATTGGATGGGATGCGGGCGCTTGCGATTATTGCCATCATTTTCTATCATTTGATGCCTCATGTTTTGCCGGGCGGTTACTTGGCTGTAAACATCTTTTTCGTCCTGACTGGTTTTTTCATCACAGCGTCTGTGATCGAAGAATACGGCCAAAAAGGAAAATTGGCTTACAAGCGCTATTTGGCCAGAAGGTTTCAGAGGTTGTTCCTTCCATTGCTAGGGATGTTGCTGTCGGTGACTGCCTATATCACTTTGTTTCAAAGAGACCTGTTGCTGAATTTGCGGCCATGGCTCCTATCGTCATTGGGAATGGTCAATAACTGGTGGCAAATTTCCGTTGGCGGTTCTTATTTTGAACAATTCTATGTGCAATCACCGTTCATGCATCTCTGGTTCCTGTCTGTCATTAGCCAATTCTATGTCATCTGGCCACTGATTGTGTTGTTGCTGTTGGCATTGTACAAAGATAAACGGATAATCCTCTACACAGCGGTCGGACTTTCTTTGTTTTCTGCCCTTGCGATGGCTATGCTGTATGTACCGGGAGAAGACGCTTCACGCGTCTATTACGGTACGGATACGCGCTTGTTTTCGTTTATGATCGGCAGTGCGCTGTCGGTTGTTTGGCCGTTAGAGAGGCTGAACGAGCCGGTGTCGAAACGAACGAAGCGAAGATTGACGCTTGCAGGCTTTTTCAGCTACGCAGTTCTCGGCGTGATGTTCAGCAGGATGCTGGATAGTCAGACGCTCACCTACAGAGGCGGAATGTACCTTAACAGCGTCATTATCGGAGTCGGGGTAGTCTTAACAGCGCATCCGGCAACGAGCCTTTCAAAAATGATGCGGTTCAAACCGATTCAGTGGCTCGGCAGGCGGAGCTTCCTGCTTTATCTTTGGTACTATCCTGTGATTTCCCTTTATCAGGCAAAAGTAGTCGATACGAGCGTTGATCCCGGACAACATATATTGATCCAGCTGGCAATCATGCTCAGCCTCTCCGAAATAGGTTACCAAATATTCGAAAAGAAGCGTTGGAAGATGACGCCCGTGCAGTTTTGGCGACCAGCCGATACGATTGCCCGAATAAAGGCTTCAGGGTCCGAAGGTTCAACCAGGCATTTTTCAGGAAATCTTGCACCATTCGTCGGGTTCTGCCTGTTGTTGACCGCGCTGACGGGATTTGTCCAAGCACGCTCCGGCGAAAATGCCTCTGTGCAGGAACTGCGCGAGCAAATCGCTGCCAGCCAAAGCAAGATGGAAGCGATGAATCGCGACGATTCCACCCGCAGCAGGGCCATCAATAATATCGAAGGGCTCGAACGAGAGACCGTTTTGTTTGCTCACGGCGCAGATATTACCTTCATAGGCGATTCCGTATTGCTCTCCGTCGCGGATCAGCTGGTTACGATTTTCGGACGGGCAGTTGTCGAAGGTGCAGTCAGCAGACAGCTTTACCAAACCACTGAGGTGATTGCTGACTTGGAAAAACGTGAGCAGTTGCATGACACAGTCGTGGTCTTTCTGGGTTCCAACGGGACTTTCACTCAGACGCAAATGGAAACTTTCATAACGGAAATCGGGACATCCCGAAATCTGTTTTTCCTCACGACGAATGTACCGCGAATCTGGAAGGACAGCGTGAACGAGCAGTTGGCGCTTGCCGAAAGCAACCATTCCAATGTCCATATTTTGGATTGGAATGCCTTCAGCAGCGGACACGACGAGTGGCTTCTGGAGGATCAGGTCCATCCGAATCCGATCGGTGCGCAACAATTAGCCCTTTTTGTGGCAGAGGAAATCTATCAAGAATTAAATGATGAAAATGGGAGCAACTGA